The Terriglobales bacterium genome includes a region encoding these proteins:
- a CDS encoding polysaccharide biosynthesis/export family protein encodes MKLAHLILAVLIATGINAPASDQAKSKVSDQTNSQTPAPVEAEVQPDGYVIGEDDVLAVNVWKEPEISRSVPVRPDGKISLPLIGDLRASGRTPVQLQDDIKRQLLNYLSDPEVSVIVQEAKSQKFNILGEVERPGSYVLSRSMTVLDAIALAGGFRDFAKTSKVYVLRVNADGSRACIPFNYKEVIRGRKLSQNVELETHDTVVVP; translated from the coding sequence ATGAAATTAGCACATCTGATCTTGGCAGTGCTGATTGCCACCGGGATCAACGCCCCGGCATCAGATCAGGCGAAGTCCAAAGTTTCGGACCAAACCAATTCTCAAACCCCGGCCCCGGTCGAAGCAGAAGTGCAACCAGACGGGTATGTAATCGGCGAGGACGATGTGCTCGCAGTGAATGTTTGGAAAGAGCCGGAGATCTCGCGGAGTGTTCCCGTGCGGCCGGATGGCAAAATATCATTACCGCTGATCGGCGATTTACGCGCCAGCGGCCGCACCCCGGTTCAATTGCAAGATGACATCAAGCGGCAGTTGCTTAACTATCTATCGGACCCCGAAGTTAGCGTTATCGTGCAGGAAGCCAAAAGCCAGAAATTTAATATCCTGGGCGAAGTAGAGCGGCCAGGTTCTTACGTACTCAGCCGGTCCATGACGGTACTCGACGCTATTGCCCTGGCCGGTGGCTTTCGGGATTTTGCAAAGACCAGCAAGGTTTATGTCCTCAGGGTGAACGCTGACGGCTCGCGTGCGTGTATTCCATTCAATTACAAGGAAGTCATCCGAGGGCGCAAGCTCTCTCAAAACGTGGAACTTGAAACACACGACACAGTCGTGGTTCCATAA
- a CDS encoding UpxY family transcription antiterminator — MSSATQTLTYDTDTIRNEAIEQPHWYAVQTRSRHEKRVAAELQEKGITTYLPLLTQVHRWSDRRKVVQVPLFSCYAFFYAALVPQVHSAVIRIGGVLSLVGSHNQGIPIPDSQIENIRTLLARNVALTPYPFLKVGQRVRVRGGVLDGIEGFLVTNGGQRLVISVESIHHSLSINVEGHDVEPV; from the coding sequence ATGAGTAGCGCCACTCAGACTTTGACTTATGACACTGACACGATACGAAATGAAGCCATTGAACAACCTCACTGGTACGCAGTTCAGACTCGTTCCAGACATGAAAAGAGAGTAGCCGCAGAACTGCAGGAAAAAGGTATTACCACTTACTTGCCGCTGCTGACGCAAGTGCACCGGTGGAGCGATCGGCGCAAGGTGGTTCAGGTCCCGCTGTTCTCCTGTTATGCGTTTTTTTATGCAGCTCTTGTGCCGCAGGTGCATTCAGCAGTCATTCGAATCGGAGGGGTATTGAGCCTCGTGGGGTCGCACAATCAGGGCATTCCGATCCCTGACAGTCAGATTGAAAATATTCGAACCTTGTTGGCCCGTAACGTCGCGCTCACGCCCTACCCGTTTCTTAAAGTCGGTCAGCGAGTTCGCGTTCGGGGAGGAGTTCTGGACGGTATTGAAGGCTTTCTGGTCACCAATGGAGGCCAGCGCCTGGTGATCTCCGTCGAGAGCATCCACCACTCACTCTCCATCAATGTTGAAGGTCATGATGTCGAACCGGTTTAA